Proteins from a genomic interval of Zingiber officinale cultivar Zhangliang chromosome 1B, Zo_v1.1, whole genome shotgun sequence:
- the LOC122040538 gene encoding uncharacterized protein LOC122040538 yields the protein MIASGPTDEDSNRARKLHAQQLEIHAVGCSKEREDIPEIIFGPRDTEGVEVPHNDTLIIQVVIANYTIFRTFVDTGSSMNIMFKKAFDKIQIDRNKLQPMTTPLYGFTSNEVLLIGQARLVISLGEEPLKRMRTTNFIVVDAPSAYNVILG from the coding sequence ATGATTGCCAGTGGCCCAACGGACgaggactccaaccgagcaaggaagttgcATGCTCAGCAACTTGAAATTCATGCTGTTGGATGTAGCAAGGAGAGGGAGGACATACCGGAGATCATCTTTGGTCCCCGGGACACGGAGGGAGTAGAAGTCCCTCATAAcgacaccctgatcatccaagtggtaatagctaattacactattTTTCGAACTTTTGTAGATACAGGCAGCTCGATGAACATTATGTTCAAGAAAGCATTCGACAAGATACAAATCGATCGCAACAAGTTGCAGCCCATGACCACTCCTCTATACGGGTTCACCAGCAACGAAGTGTTGCTGATCGGCCAGGCGCGGCTGGTCATATCACTTGGAGAAGAGCCACTGAAGCGGATGAGGACCACGAatttcatcgtggtggatgcgCCGTCGGcgtacaacgtcatattggggtGA